GATTGGCTATCGTCACTAAGCGGCGCTGAAGAATAAGTTGCTCAATGCCGTTATAACCTAGAGTCATCGTCACGTTGAAATAACCATCTTTTTCCACGCACAAGTAAAAATCGCCAGACAGCAAGTATTCACGCATCTTGTCATTTTCAATAAATAATTGATTCGGGTCTAACATCAAGTTAGTACAGGGAGGTGCAAAGTCCAGTTGCGCAGGTGATTCATAAAGCACAATATAAAACAGATCTAATTCATTCTCTGCTGTTATTTTCGTTTTCAAATAATTGAGATCAAGATCATTTCTTTGGATCCGCTGCGCTTGGATATGCGCTAATGACAGACTAAAATTAAGCATAATAAAAACTAAAATAAGTGTCGTAGACACTAAATAAAAACCACGATCCGTCGACATTGAGAATTGTTTATTAGCCATTACAATAAAGCCCTCGCGCTGCTGTTTCGTGAAAAAGCTAATTCAATATCGGCTAATTGACGATGACGAATATTCAGCGTAATAGTGACATACTCCTTCACTATTTGTGATGACACTATTTTCGAGATAATACTAAACCGTAACGCCGTGATCTCTATATTTTCCGCCTGAGAAATCATTTCCCAACCTAAGCCACCATCACAACTCACGTTACTGCCTTTACGTAATTGCAGGCCTCCATTATGTAATCGGAAGCCAAAATCTTCATGGCTAAAAATACCATCTTCATTACGATCATAGCGGTAAGTAATACAATTTTGGTTGCTGTTTAAGCTAAATATTTTAGTGTTGTTATCTATTGGATTTAAATAGACAAATGGATTTAAAACGTC
The DNA window shown above is from Moritella sp. F3 and carries:
- a CDS encoding prepilin-type N-terminal cleavage/methylation domain-containing protein gives rise to the protein MQRVNSALSPQCGVRGYGLVELMISMSLAAIVFTGAWRIFANQQLYNARAEQYYLIQHEAKSLLTVIQRELNRAGFNTNPDVLNPFVYLNPIDNNTKIFSLNSNQNCITYRYDRNEDGIFSHEDFGFRLHNGGLQLRKGSNVSCDGGLGWEMISQAENIEITALRFSIISKIVSSQIVKEYVTITLNIRHRQLADIELAFSRNSSARALL